The Uruburuella testudinis genome window below encodes:
- a CDS encoding riboflavin synthase subunit alpha gives MFTGIVQGTGRISAIHAPASDFRTHTVELPEHMTQQLQAGASVAHNGCCLTITRIEGNRVSFDLMAETLAKTNLGALQVGDAVNLERAARFGDEIGGHVMSGHIIATTAITRIDENEHNRTVWFALPPELKPYILTKGFIGLDGCSLTIGEVTDSEFNVHLIPETLERTLFGSRKTGDIINIEIDPQTQAIVDTVARILAQQV, from the coding sequence ATGTTTACCGGCATCGTACAAGGCACCGGCCGCATCAGCGCCATCCACGCCCCCGCTTCCGATTTCCGCACCCACACCGTCGAGCTGCCCGAACACATGACACAGCAGCTGCAAGCCGGCGCATCTGTCGCCCACAACGGCTGCTGCCTCACCATTACCCGCATCGAAGGCAACCGGGTCAGCTTCGATTTGATGGCCGAAACGCTGGCCAAAACCAATCTCGGCGCGCTCCAAGTCGGCGACGCCGTCAACCTCGAACGCGCCGCCCGTTTCGGCGACGAAATCGGCGGCCACGTGATGAGCGGCCACATCATCGCCACCACCGCCATTACCCGCATCGATGAAAACGAACACAACCGCACCGTTTGGTTTGCCCTGCCGCCCGAACTCAAACCCTACATCCTCACCAAAGGCTTTATCGGGCTGGACGGTTGCAGCCTCACCATCGGCGAGGTAACCGACAGCGAATTCAACGTGCACCTGATTCCCGAAACATTAGAGCGCACCCTGTTCGGCAGCCGCAAAACGGGCGACATCATCAATATCGAAATCGACCCGCAAACACAAGCCATCGTCGACACCGTCGCCCGCATATTGGCGCAACAGGTCTGA
- a CDS encoding acyl-CoA thioesterase gives MNNLNNTTLTDTLPQYELQMSVLMTPDMANFSGNVHGGDLLKLLDQVAYACASRYSGHYCVTLSVDKVTFKEPIHVGELVTFLASVNYTGRTSMEVGIRVEAQDIRARSVRHTNSCYFTMVAMHEGKPVPVPPLPLATELQRCRFKAAAKRKALSLQTNHNSPCNPD, from the coding sequence ATGAACAATCTCAACAACACCACACTCACCGATACCCTGCCGCAATACGAGCTGCAAATGTCGGTATTAATGACGCCCGATATGGCCAACTTCAGCGGCAACGTGCACGGCGGCGATCTGCTCAAGCTGCTCGACCAAGTGGCCTATGCCTGCGCCAGCCGTTACAGCGGCCACTATTGCGTGACCCTTTCAGTCGACAAAGTCACCTTCAAAGAGCCGATACACGTGGGCGAGCTGGTTACCTTTCTCGCCAGCGTCAACTACACCGGCCGCACCTCGATGGAAGTCGGCATCCGCGTCGAAGCGCAAGACATCCGCGCCCGCAGCGTGCGCCATACCAACAGCTGCTATTTCACCATGGTGGCCATGCACGAAGGCAAACCCGTGCCCGTGCCGCCGTTGCCGCTCGCCACCGAATTACAGCGCTGCCGCTTTAAAGCCGCCGCAAAACGCAAAGCTTTAAGCCTGCAAACCAACCACAACAGCCCCTGCAATCCCGATTAA
- the corA gene encoding magnesium/cobalt transporter CorA, with product MTNDHDTPALEPVHSSDYTVPRSDISTAPEHAVHQTRYTAEHCTLADYLPADNGMLSTTTGSVVAPADLHRADGNEVNWLHFVGLNNAALLKAALAPYNIHELVLEDILSQKQRPKIEDYGSYLFIAARVYQYSGGKLQSDQVYLIVGSDFVLTFQQRPLGLFSSIRQHMSDPRYDIRNQDAAFLAYRIIDRLIDDYFLTLDQFNNRVEAIDKTLFADTADNSGLLTRIHRLKRDAVRLRRTLQPLRDVLAQLVHGEFTAFHGKSHLYLRDAYDHTMQLLESLDASRDMVVSMMDIHLSFQSNRLNQQMRVLTVITILFMPLTVITGIYGMNFDNMPELHWHYGYFMVLGLMALIIISLLAVFHRRKWL from the coding sequence ATGACGAACGACCACGACACTCCCGCCCTCGAGCCTGTGCACAGCAGCGACTACACCGTGCCGCGCAGCGACATCAGCACAGCGCCCGAACATGCCGTGCATCAAACCCGCTACACGGCCGAACACTGCACCCTTGCCGACTACCTGCCCGCCGACAACGGCATGCTCAGCACCACAACCGGCAGCGTGGTTGCGCCTGCCGATCTACACCGCGCCGACGGTAATGAGGTTAACTGGCTGCACTTTGTCGGCCTCAACAACGCCGCGCTGCTCAAAGCCGCACTGGCGCCCTACAACATTCACGAATTGGTGTTGGAAGACATTCTCAGCCAGAAGCAGCGCCCCAAAATCGAAGACTATGGCAGCTATCTTTTTATTGCCGCACGGGTTTATCAATACAGCGGCGGCAAGCTGCAATCGGATCAGGTCTATCTGATTGTGGGCAGCGATTTTGTGCTCACGTTTCAACAACGCCCGCTGGGCTTGTTCAGCAGCATCCGCCAACACATGAGTGACCCGCGCTACGACATCCGCAACCAAGATGCCGCCTTTCTCGCCTACCGCATCATCGACCGCCTGATAGACGATTATTTTCTCACCCTCGATCAATTCAACAACCGCGTCGAAGCCATCGACAAAACCCTGTTTGCCGACACCGCCGACAACAGCGGCCTGCTCACCCGCATCCACCGCCTCAAACGCGACGCCGTACGCCTGCGCCGCACGCTGCAACCGCTGCGCGATGTATTGGCGCAACTGGTGCACGGCGAATTTACCGCCTTTCACGGCAAATCGCACCTCTACCTGCGCGATGCCTACGACCACACCATGCAGCTGCTCGAATCGCTGGATGCCTCACGCGATATGGTGGTGAGCATGATGGATATTCATTTGTCGTTCCAATCCAACCGCCTCAACCAGCAAATGCGCGTGCTGACCGTGATCACCATTTTGTTTATGCCGCTCACCGTCATCACCGGCATCTACGGCATGAATTTCGACAATATGCCCGAGCTGCACTGGCATTACGGCTATTTTATGGTGCTCGGCCTGATGGCACTGATTATCATCAGCCTGCTGGCAGTGTTTCATCGGCGCAAATGGTTGTAA
- the ppx gene encoding exopolyphosphatase, translating into MTAPASNVIASVDLGSNSFRLQVCENHNGQLKVIDSFKQMVRFAAGLDEQKNLSEEAQERALSCLSKFGERLRAFRPEQVRVVATNTFRVAKNIGQFIPKAEQALGFPIEVIAGREEARLIYTGVVHTLPPNGDKMLVVDIGGGSTEFVIGSDLQPTNTESLPLGCVTYSMRFFQGKIGQKDFQAAITAARNEIQRISKLLKRTGWDFAVGTSGSAKSIRDVMFAENPQEADITYAGMQKIAARIIDAGSTKKARLEGLKPDRLEVFAGGLAVMMAAFEELDIQKMMVTEAALRDGVFYDFIGRQLNEDMRNQTTAEFQQRYHVSLNQAARVAETAQHFMESICHAYNTPVQELAHWQQYVRWAALLHEIGIDIAHTGYHKHSAYILEHADMPGFSRQEQSILSLLVLGHRGDVRKMAEPINGNQMMWFAILSLRLAALFCRARLPLELPPFTQLRLDEHGKGFMLRISQSWLDEHPLVAGALEYESEQWQKINMPFTVQPQ; encoded by the coding sequence ATGACCGCACCCGCTTCCAACGTCATCGCCTCTGTCGATTTAGGCTCCAACAGCTTCCGCCTGCAAGTTTGCGAAAACCACAACGGCCAACTGAAAGTGATTGATTCATTCAAACAAATGGTGCGTTTTGCCGCCGGTTTGGATGAGCAGAAAAACCTCAGCGAAGAGGCACAGGAGCGTGCTTTGAGCTGCCTGTCGAAATTCGGCGAACGCTTGCGTGCATTCCGCCCCGAACAAGTGCGCGTGGTGGCCACCAACACTTTCCGCGTGGCCAAAAATATCGGCCAGTTCATCCCCAAAGCCGAACAAGCGCTGGGCTTTCCGATTGAAGTGATTGCCGGGCGTGAAGAAGCGCGCTTGATTTACACCGGCGTGGTGCACACGCTGCCGCCCAACGGCGACAAAATGCTGGTGGTCGATATCGGCGGCGGCTCCACCGAATTTGTGATCGGTTCGGATTTGCAACCCACCAACACCGAAAGCCTGCCTTTGGGCTGCGTAACCTACAGCATGCGCTTTTTTCAGGGCAAAATCGGCCAAAAAGACTTTCAAGCCGCCATTACTGCCGCGCGCAACGAAATCCAACGCATCAGCAAATTATTGAAACGCACAGGCTGGGATTTTGCCGTCGGCACATCCGGATCGGCCAAATCGATCCGCGATGTAATGTTTGCCGAAAACCCGCAAGAAGCCGACATCACTTATGCAGGTATGCAGAAAATTGCCGCACGCATTATCGATGCGGGCAGCACCAAAAAAGCCCGCCTGGAAGGCTTGAAACCCGACCGGCTAGAAGTATTTGCCGGCGGCCTGGCGGTAATGATGGCGGCTTTTGAAGAGCTGGACATTCAAAAAATGATGGTAACCGAAGCGGCACTGCGCGACGGCGTGTTTTACGATTTTATCGGCCGCCAGCTCAATGAAGACATGCGCAACCAAACCACCGCCGAATTTCAGCAGCGTTACCACGTCAGCCTCAACCAAGCCGCCCGCGTGGCCGAAACAGCGCAGCATTTTATGGAAAGCATCTGCCACGCCTACAACACGCCGGTGCAGGAGCTGGCTCATTGGCAGCAATATGTGCGCTGGGCGGCACTGCTGCACGAAATCGGCATCGATATCGCCCACACCGGCTACCACAAGCATTCCGCCTATATTCTGGAACACGCCGACATGCCGGGCTTTTCACGCCAAGAGCAAAGCATTTTATCGCTGCTGGTGCTCGGCCACCGCGGCGATGTGCGCAAAATGGCCGAACCGATCAACGGCAACCAAATGATGTGGTTTGCCATACTTTCGCTGCGCCTGGCCGCACTGTTCTGCCGCGCCCGCCTGCCGCTGGAATTACCGCCTTTTACCCAATTGCGCCTCGACGAACACGGCAAAGGCTTTATGCTGCGCATCAGCCAAAGCTGGCTCGATGAGCATCCGCTGGTGGCCGGCGCGCTCGAATACGAAAGCGAGCAGTGGCAAAAAATCAATATGCCGTTTACCGTGCAGCCGCAATAA
- a CDS encoding CsbD family protein has product MNWDQVEGKWDQLKGKAKEKWGKLTDDDWKVAEGKRDQLAGKIQERYGYTKEQAEKELDDWIDKA; this is encoded by the coding sequence ATGAATTGGGATCAAGTAGAAGGTAAATGGGATCAATTGAAAGGCAAAGCCAAAGAAAAATGGGGCAAGCTGACCGATGATGATTGGAAAGTCGCCGAAGGCAAACGCGACCAGCTCGCCGGTAAAATTCAAGAGCGCTACGGCTATACTAAAGAACAAGCCGAAAAAGAATTGGACGACTGGATTGATAAAGCCTGA
- a CDS encoding nucleoside hydrolase: MSDKIRLIIDTDPGQDDAAAILMAHGLAKRGLIDFMALTVVAGNVGLHHTANNARIICDWAGQTDFPVYAGAGKPLLRELITAEEVHGKTGLDGVALHEPVCPLQPVHAVPYLIDTLRKADDASITICPIGPLTNIAQALSLAPDIGRAIKNIVLMGGNYFEAGNITPAAEFNFYVDPHAAQIVLQSGVPITVLPLDVTHKATITTPRMDVLRKQANANGSRLAGILQSYERFDTQKFGLEGGPLHDPCAIACAVFPEFFSGRDCHVAVETQSELTMGACVVDWWGTTGKPANAHWVTEVNANKMFHELAESIKQLP, translated from the coding sequence ATGTCTGACAAAATCCGCCTGATTATCGACACCGACCCCGGCCAGGATGATGCCGCCGCCATTTTGATGGCACACGGCCTCGCCAAACGCGGCCTGATTGATTTTATGGCGCTCACTGTGGTTGCCGGCAATGTCGGCCTGCACCATACCGCCAACAATGCCCGCATCATCTGCGACTGGGCCGGCCAAACAGATTTCCCCGTATATGCCGGTGCGGGAAAACCCTTGCTGCGCGAGCTGATTACCGCCGAAGAAGTGCACGGCAAAACCGGCCTCGACGGCGTTGCGCTGCACGAGCCCGTCTGCCCGCTGCAACCGGTGCACGCCGTGCCCTATTTAATCGACACCTTGCGCAAAGCCGATGATGCCAGTATTACCATCTGCCCCATCGGCCCGCTGACCAATATTGCCCAAGCGCTGAGCCTGGCGCCTGATATCGGCCGTGCCATTAAAAACATTGTGTTGATGGGCGGCAATTATTTTGAAGCCGGCAACATCACTCCGGCTGCGGAATTTAATTTTTATGTCGACCCCCATGCCGCGCAAATCGTGCTGCAAAGCGGTGTGCCGATTACTGTTTTGCCGCTGGACGTCACCCACAAAGCCACCATCACCACCCCGCGCATGGATGTTTTGCGCAAACAGGCCAATGCCAACGGCAGCCGCCTGGCCGGCATTCTGCAAAGCTACGAGCGTTTCGACACCCAAAAATTCGGCCTCGAAGGCGGGCCGCTGCACGACCCCTGTGCAATCGCCTGTGCCGTGTTCCCTGAATTTTTCAGCGGCCGCGACTGTCATGTGGCGGTAGAAACCCAAAGCGAGCTGACCATGGGCGCCTGCGTGGTCGATTGGTGGGGCACCACCGGCAAACCGGCCAATGCGCACTGGGTAACCGAAGTCAATGCCAATAAAATGTTTCACGAATTGGCCGAATCCATCAAGCAGCTGCCTTAA
- a CDS encoding tRNA dihydrouridine synthase has translation MQLLLAPMQGLTDDVMRDLLTRIGGFDECVSEFVRITHTVHSRQTWLKYVPEIGNGNRTFAGVPCTVQLLGSDAENMAVNALEAVRFGAAKIDLNFGCPAPTVNKHQGGAVLLKEPQRVYHIVKTLRAALPAHIPLTGKMRLGFEDKSLALENACAIAEGGACALTVHARTKVEGYEPPAHWIWVRKIREAVAVPVTANGDVFTLQDYLGIKQESGCESVMLGRGAVMRPDLARQIKQYERGEAVMAADFAEIMAWIRLFFDLCLAKEANNKYPVARLKQWLGMMKRVYPEAQGVFDAVRTLEEAGDVQKALEHLNHSIYG, from the coding sequence ATGCAGCTACTTTTGGCGCCCATGCAGGGGCTAACAGATGATGTGATGCGTGATTTGCTGACCCGCATCGGCGGTTTCGACGAATGTGTGAGCGAATTTGTGCGCATTACCCATACGGTGCATTCGCGCCAGACTTGGTTGAAATATGTGCCGGAAATCGGCAACGGCAACCGCACGTTTGCGGGTGTGCCGTGCACGGTGCAGCTGTTGGGCAGCGATGCGGAAAATATGGCTGTTAATGCGTTGGAAGCGGTGCGTTTCGGTGCGGCCAAGATTGATCTGAATTTCGGCTGCCCCGCGCCCACGGTCAATAAACATCAGGGTGGGGCGGTGTTGCTGAAAGAGCCGCAACGGGTGTATCACATTGTTAAAACGCTGCGTGCCGCCCTGCCAGCGCACATTCCGCTCACGGGCAAAATGCGCCTGGGGTTTGAAGATAAATCGCTGGCCTTGGAAAACGCTTGTGCCATTGCCGAAGGCGGTGCGTGTGCGCTGACTGTGCATGCGCGCACCAAAGTGGAAGGCTACGAACCGCCGGCGCATTGGATTTGGGTGCGCAAAATCCGCGAGGCGGTGGCGGTGCCGGTGACAGCCAACGGCGATGTGTTTACCTTGCAGGATTATCTCGGCATCAAGCAGGAAAGCGGCTGTGAGAGTGTGATGCTCGGGCGCGGGGCGGTGATGCGGCCGGATCTGGCGCGCCAAATCAAGCAATATGAGCGCGGTGAGGCGGTGATGGCGGCTGATTTTGCTGAAATTATGGCTTGGATACGCTTGTTTTTTGATTTGTGTCTGGCTAAAGAGGCCAACAATAAATACCCGGTTGCCCGCCTGAAACAATGGTTGGGTATGATGAAGCGGGTGTATCCTGAAGCGCAAGGCGTTTTCGATGCCGTGCGCACGTTGGAAGAGGCGGGCGATGTGCAAAAGGCGCTAGAGCATCTTAACCATTCGATTTACGGATGA
- the argB gene encoding acetylglutamate kinase translates to MSETEKTEQISPSVKASILSEALPYIRRFSGCTIVIKYGGNAMTEPHLKEGFAKDVVLLKLVGINPVIVHGGGPQINDMLNKVGKEGTFVQGMRVTDGETMDIVEMVLGGHVNKEIVSLLNQHGGKAVGITGRDSHFIKAKKLFINTPERNGVDIGQVGVVESIDSSLIKGMVERGYIPVVAPIGVGRQGEAFNINADLVAGKLAEELNAEKLVMMTNITGVMDKQGNLLTNLTPKHIDDLVADGTLYGGMLPKISSAIEAATNGVKAVHIIDGRVLNALLLEIFTDKGVGSMILGKDNA, encoded by the coding sequence ATGAGCGAAACTGAAAAAACCGAACAAATTTCCCCCAGCGTGAAAGCCAGTATTCTTTCTGAAGCGCTGCCGTATATCCGCCGTTTTTCCGGCTGCACCATCGTCATCAAATACGGCGGCAATGCCATGACCGAGCCGCACTTGAAAGAGGGTTTTGCCAAAGATGTGGTGCTGCTCAAGCTGGTGGGCATCAACCCCGTTATCGTGCACGGCGGCGGCCCGCAGATTAACGATATGCTCAATAAAGTGGGCAAAGAAGGCACGTTTGTGCAAGGCATGCGCGTGACCGACGGCGAAACCATGGATATTGTCGAAATGGTGCTCGGCGGCCATGTTAACAAAGAAATCGTGTCGCTGCTCAATCAGCACGGCGGCAAAGCCGTCGGCATTACCGGGCGCGACAGCCACTTTATCAAAGCCAAAAAACTGTTTATCAACACCCCCGAGCGCAACGGCGTGGATATCGGCCAGGTGGGGGTGGTGGAAAGCATCGACAGCTCGCTGATTAAAGGTATGGTCGAGCGCGGCTATATTCCCGTGGTCGCCCCGATCGGTGTCGGTCGCCAAGGCGAGGCGTTCAACATCAACGCTGATTTGGTGGCGGGCAAGCTGGCTGAAGAATTGAATGCCGAAAAGCTGGTGATGATGACCAACATCACCGGCGTGATGGACAAGCAGGGCAATCTGCTCACCAATCTGACCCCCAAACACATTGATGATTTGGTGGCCGACGGCACGCTTTACGGCGGTATGCTGCCGAAAATCAGCTCCGCCATCGAAGCGGCCACCAACGGCGTGAAAGCGGTGCATATCATCGACGGGCGGGTGCTGAATGCCTTGCTGCTGGAAATCTTTACCGATAAAGGCGTCGGCTCGATGATTTTAGGCAAAGACAACGCTTGA
- a CDS encoding acetylornithine/succinyldiaminopimelate transaminase has product MQNYLTPNFSFAPMIPERAQGSRVWDSEGREYIDLAGGIAVNALGHSHPALIEALTEQAQKLWHVSNIYTTTPAQALAKKLTEATFADKVFFCNSGAEANEAALKLARKYAHDHFDDSKSEIIACINGFHGRTLFTVSVGGQPKYSRDFAPLPPAITHVPYNNTAALEAAVGPQTCAVIIEPVQGESGVLPAEQAFLEAARRACDAHHALLIFDEVQTGMGRTGKLFAYQHYGVVPDILTSAKALGSGFPIGAMLTTDKAAASFGPGTHGSTFGGNPLACAVAGRAFDLINRPNTLQHAEEQGSKLQQALTTLGRETGVFQEVRGMGMLIGCVLSAQYAGRAGELVQLALQQGLMILMAGADVVRLAPSLLLSDEDMQEGLARLNKALQNWQ; this is encoded by the coding sequence ATGCAAAACTACCTTACCCCCAATTTCTCGTTTGCGCCGATGATACCCGAACGCGCACAAGGCAGCCGCGTGTGGGACAGCGAAGGGCGCGAATACATCGATTTGGCGGGCGGAATTGCGGTTAATGCACTCGGCCACAGCCATCCGGCACTGATTGAAGCGCTGACCGAGCAGGCGCAGAAGCTGTGGCATGTTTCCAATATCTACACCACAACCCCCGCACAGGCGCTGGCCAAGAAACTGACGGAAGCCACGTTTGCCGACAAAGTGTTTTTTTGCAACTCCGGCGCCGAAGCCAACGAAGCGGCTTTGAAACTGGCGCGCAAATATGCACACGATCATTTTGACGACAGCAAGAGCGAAATCATCGCTTGCATCAACGGTTTTCACGGCCGCACGCTGTTTACCGTATCGGTGGGCGGGCAGCCGAAATACAGCCGCGATTTTGCCCCCTTGCCGCCGGCCATCACCCACGTGCCCTATAACAACACCGCCGCGCTCGAAGCCGCCGTAGGGCCGCAAACCTGCGCCGTGATTATCGAGCCGGTGCAGGGTGAAAGCGGGGTGCTGCCGGCAGAGCAGGCTTTTCTCGAAGCCGCCCGCCGCGCTTGCGATGCCCATCATGCGCTGCTGATATTTGATGAAGTGCAAACCGGCATGGGGCGCACCGGCAAACTGTTTGCCTATCAACATTACGGCGTGGTGCCCGACATTCTGACCAGCGCCAAAGCATTGGGCAGCGGTTTTCCCATCGGCGCCATGCTTACCACCGATAAAGCCGCCGCCAGCTTCGGCCCCGGCACCCACGGCTCGACATTCGGCGGCAACCCGCTGGCCTGCGCCGTGGCCGGTCGGGCGTTTGATCTGATTAACCGCCCGAATACCCTGCAACATGCCGAAGAACAAGGCAGCAAGCTGCAACAGGCTTTAACAACTTTAGGCCGCGAAACCGGCGTGTTTCAAGAAGTTCGCGGCATGGGCATGTTGATCGGCTGTGTGTTATCCGCACAATATGCCGGGCGTGCCGGCGAATTGGTGCAACTGGCTTTGCAGCAAGGCCTGATGATTCTGATGGCCGGTGCCGATGTGGTGCGTTTGGCGCCCAGCCTGTTATTGAGTGATGAAGACATGCAGGAAGGCTTGGCACGCCTCAACAAAGCACTGCAAAACTGGCAGTAA
- a CDS encoding Sir2 family NAD-dependent protein deacetylase, with protein MKKCVILTGAGISADSGLQTFRDAGGLWEGHKIEDVATPEAFARNPQQVLDFYNQRRRQAAAAEPNAAHRALVRLEAYYRVQIITQNVDNLHERAGSSRVLHLHGELNKVRSSMDENDIIDWEGDQTCADVDKNGYPMRPHIVWFGESVPLFEQAAAYVGDADVVMVVGTSLQVYPAASLLQFAPPHADKYLVDPYPGAMAADVMVVAKKAKEGVPSLVEDLIGLAG; from the coding sequence ATGAAAAAATGTGTGATTCTGACCGGAGCCGGTATCAGCGCCGACAGCGGTCTGCAAACCTTTCGTGATGCCGGCGGCTTGTGGGAAGGCCATAAAATAGAAGATGTGGCCACGCCCGAAGCCTTTGCGCGCAACCCGCAACAGGTGCTGGATTTTTACAACCAGCGCCGCCGCCAGGCTGCCGCAGCCGAGCCAAATGCCGCACATCGGGCTTTGGTGCGGCTGGAAGCATATTACCGGGTGCAGATTATCACGCAAAACGTCGATAACCTGCACGAACGCGCCGGCAGCAGCCGGGTGCTGCATTTGCACGGCGAATTAAACAAAGTGCGCAGCAGTATGGATGAAAACGATATTATCGATTGGGAAGGTGATCAGACTTGTGCCGATGTCGATAAAAACGGCTACCCGATGCGCCCGCATATTGTCTGGTTCGGCGAAAGCGTGCCGCTGTTTGAGCAGGCGGCGGCATATGTGGGCGATGCAGATGTGGTGATGGTGGTCGGCACGTCGCTGCAAGTGTATCCGGCCGCTTCGCTGTTGCAATTTGCGCCGCCGCATGCCGATAAGTATCTGGTCGACCCTTATCCGGGCGCGATGGCGGCCGATGTCATGGTGGTGGCCAAAAAAGCCAAAGAAGGCGTGCCTTCGCTGGTGGAAGATTTAATCGGCTTGGCCGGTTGA
- the ubiG gene encoding bifunctional 2-polyprenyl-6-hydroxyphenol methylase/3-demethylubiquinol 3-O-methyltransferase UbiG, translated as MSEHTPNLHNVDAGEIDKFSQLAHKWWDESGEFKPLHDINPLRLAYIDAHGRISGKTVLDVGCGGGILTESMAKLGAAHATGIDMAEKSLKIAKLHALEQNVPNINYRCIRVEDLAVEAPASFDVVTCMEMMEHVPDPAAIVAACAKLVKPDGTVFFSTINRNPKSYLHAILGAEYLLGLVPRGTHDWQKFIAPAELARMCRQAGLAVTATKGLSYNPFTQIYQLSDNTDVNYMVACKPL; from the coding sequence ATGAGCGAACACACCCCAAACCTGCACAATGTAGACGCAGGCGAAATCGACAAATTCAGCCAGCTCGCCCACAAATGGTGGGATGAAAGCGGCGAATTCAAACCCCTGCACGACATCAACCCGCTGCGGCTGGCCTATATTGATGCGCACGGCCGCATCAGCGGCAAAACCGTGCTTGATGTCGGCTGCGGCGGCGGCATTCTCACCGAGAGCATGGCCAAACTCGGCGCCGCACACGCCACCGGCATCGATATGGCCGAAAAATCGCTGAAAATCGCCAAACTGCATGCACTTGAGCAAAATGTACCAAACATTAACTACCGCTGCATCCGCGTAGAAGATTTGGCTGTCGAAGCGCCTGCAAGTTTCGATGTGGTTACCTGTATGGAAATGATGGAACACGTGCCCGACCCCGCCGCCATCGTGGCCGCCTGCGCCAAACTGGTCAAGCCCGACGGCACGGTGTTTTTTTCCACCATCAACCGCAACCCCAAATCTTATCTGCACGCCATTCTCGGCGCCGAATACCTGCTCGGCCTGGTGCCGCGCGGCACCCACGACTGGCAGAAATTCATCGCCCCGGCCGAATTGGCGCGGATGTGCCGCCAAGCAGGGCTTGCCGTCACCGCCACCAAAGGCCTGAGCTATAACCCGTTCACCCAAATATACCAGCTGAGCGACAACACCGATGTCAACTACATGGTGGCCTGCAAACCGCTGTAA